One Triticum dicoccoides isolate Atlit2015 ecotype Zavitan chromosome 3B, WEW_v2.0, whole genome shotgun sequence genomic window, aggattttggctattcttgaatatcttggggtgccatgggcatccccaagcttaggctattgccactccttattccatagtccatcaaatctttacccaaaatttgaaaacttcacaacataaaactcaacaggaaatctcataagcttcgttagtgaaagaaaacaaaaccaccacataaggtactgtaatgaactaattctttatttatattggtgttaaacctactttattccaagttctctatggttcataccacttaatactatccatagatgcatcaaaataagcaaacaacacacgaaagacagaatctgtcaaaaatagaacagtctgtagcaatctgtaactaacgcaaacttatggaactctaaaaatcctaccaaaataggaagtcctggacaatttttctatttatctacagcaaaaagaatcaatgcaaaagcacgtttctgtgatttattgaatttttttctcgtgagctcaaagtttttgtttttcagcagaatcaaattaactatcatcataggttatcctataggttctacttggcacaaacactaaataaaacatgaaaacacatataaacagaaggtacatgcaaaaattattactaaacatgaacagaaacaaaaaacacaaataaaattgggttgcctcccaactagcgctatcgtttacgcccctagctaggcataaaagccaagatagatctaagtagtgccatatttggcactcgattcataagtagctcacatgatagattcataaggtaatttaattttctttcttaagagaatcaacatcaaacggaagtctatcaacgttcctagccaagtcatcaactttgagcaatttttcttcaagcaaagcatcaaaattcttttgagagatcataagttctttcacactattctcaaaatcagagggcaatttattaaaattaccataagaattattgtaggaatttacataattattagaggaattactagggaacagtctaggattaaaggttcctctataagcattgtttccaaaattattcctaccaacaaaatttacatccatagattcattttattctcaatcaaggtagataaaggcatatcattgggatcaatagaagcactcttagtagcaaaaaatctcataagttcatccatatttccacttaaaacattaatttcttctatagcatgcacttttttactagtagatcactcggtgtgccattgagaataattagccataatattatcaagaagttttgtagcatctcctaaagtgatttccataaacgtgcctcccgcggccgaatctaaaagatttctagaagcaaagtttaatccggcataaattttttgtatgatcatccataaattcaaaccatgagtagggcaattgcgaatcatcaatttcattctttcccaagattgggcaacatgctcacgatcaagttgtttaaagttcataatatcgttcctaagagtgatgatcttagcgggaggaaaatacttagagataaaaacatctttgcacttgttccaagaatcaatactatttttaggcaaagacgaaaaccaaaatttagcacgatctctaagtgaaaacggaaataacttcaatttaacaatatcattatccgtatctttcttcttttgcatatcacacaaatcaacaaagttgtttagatgggtagcggcatcttcactaggaaggccgcgaattgatctttcataacaagattcaggaaagcagtattgatttcacaagactcaacatcattaagaggagcaatcggagtactaaggaaatcattattattggtattggagaaatcacacaatttggtattatcttgcgccatggcaacaagtaatccaacacacaagcaaacagaaaagaggcaagcgaaaaagagaggagaagaagattgggaatgagagggcgaataaaacggcaagggtgaagtgggggagaggaaaacgagaggcaaatggcaaataatgtaaatgcgagggagatgagtttgtgatggctacttggtatgtcttgacttgagcgaagacctccccggcaacggcgccagaaatccttcttgctacgtcctgagcttgcgttggttttccttgaagaggaaaggatgatgcagcaatagtagcgtaagtatttccctcagtttttgagaaacaaggtatcaatccagtaggaggctcgtcaaaagtcccacgcacctacacaaataaacaaagaagtcgcaaccaacgcaataaaggggttgtcaatcccttcacgaccacttacgaaagtgagatctgatagagatagtatgataagataaatatatttttggtattttataatatagattggaaaagtaaagatgcaaataaaagtagattgaaagcttatatgataaaagatagaccgaggggccatagatttcactagtggcttctctcaagatagcataagtattacagtgggtgaacaaattactgtcaagtaattgatagaaaagcgaataattatgagattatctaggcatgatcatgtatataggcatcacgtccgcgacaagtagaccgactcctgcctgcatctactactattactccacatatcgaccgctatccaacatgcatctagagtattaagttcataaagaatagagtaacgcattaagaaagatgacatggtttagagggataaactcatgcaatatgatataaaccccatctttttatcctcgatggcaaaaatacaatacgtgccttgctgcccctgctgtcactgggaaaggacaccgcaagattgaacccaaagctaagcacttctcccgttgcaagaaagatcaatctagtaggccaaaccaaactgataattcgaagagacttgcaaagataactcaatcatacataaaagaattcagaggagattcaaatatttctcatagataaacttgatcataaacccacaattcatcggatctcgacaaacacaccgcaaaaagagttacatcaaatagatctccacaagagagggggagaacatggtattgagatccaaaaagagagaagaagccatctacctaataactatggacccgaaggtctgtggtaaactattgacaactcatcggaggggctatggtgttgatgtagaagccctccgtggttgattccccctccggtggagcaccggcgaaggatccaagatgggatctcgcggctacagaaggttacgacggtgcaaattgtgtttcgttggctccctggaagtttttggggtacatgggtatatataggaggaagaagtacgtcggtggccgcccgaggggcccacaagacaggggggcgcgccctataggggtgggcgcgccctccaccctcgtggccgcctcggctgcttcttgtcttgcactccaagtcctctggatcacgtttgttccaaaaatcacgctcccgaaggtttcattccgtttggactccgtttgatattccttttcttcgaaatactgaaataggcaaaaaaacaacaatacgggctgggccttctgTTAgtcggttagtcctaaaaatgatacaaatgtgtaaaataaagcccataaacatccaaaacgggtaatataatagcatggaacaataaaaaattatagatacgttggagacgtatcatgacccTTATGCCGATGTACATCGAGGAGGACCAGGATGCCATTTCTTAGCACCTTGAGCCATCTAGCCGCTTCTCCACGAAGTCCTTGTATGCCGCCATCACGCCCTCGACGGCCCCGGAACCCTTTAGCCTGATCTGGGACATCCGCCTCCCTCTGAAGATCAGGATCTTCCTGTGGCAATGGATCCGTGGACGCGTCACCTCCGGGGTTGAAGTCCTCAAGCGTAATGGCCCGGGCGATGGGAGATGTCCCATCTGTGGCATGATCAaggatgctaaccacatcttcttctcgtgCTCTATTGCCCAGTTCATGTGGGCTTGCTTCCATGAAACGGTCGATGGACAGTGGTGCAATACCAACTTCCCCGACCTACTTGCGGAACTCAATGCGTCCCCTACTCGCTACCGCCATACGAGATGGCTGTGCGTTGGGATCCTTGCTTGGACGCTTTGGAACATTCGCAACAAGCTTGTCATTCAGAAGGTGCCTCTCCGACGTGCGACTGACGCTATCTTCAAAATGTgtggtttcttgcagctttggcggccgcttagccgcccccaggaCCGGGACGTCATCACCGCCCTCCTCTCCGACCTTCGCTCGATGGCGCTCCGCTTGGCTCCCCCGCTGCCGCCCCCTCCACCAGAGCCTGACTAGGCCGTCTGGTTGCTTTGTGCTGGGTTGTGTGTGTTTAGGGCTTGTTGTGCTGTGCCCTCAGCATTGACCCTTCTGTATTGTCTGTGTACCTGTGgacctctgtgtgtgtgtgtgtgtgtgtgtgtggacttaTTTGGAACCCTGTTGGATGCTTGgtttgggcggttgctttataatataaagcggggcgaaagcctttctcAGTAAAGCTCTGTAATCGTCTGTGCGTGTAGGTTTATTGTGTGGCTGGTTTTGGAGGCGCGAGGCAACTCGGGCAAATGGGTTGTGTATCTGGGGAGGGGGCAGGGTGTCGGAGAGCCTTTTTTTGTCTAGGCCGTCAAACTATGGATTATTTTCGAGCCATAATTCATAGTTTGATCTTCCGAATTATGAAAGAAAACTTATCAGGAGAGGAGGGAATGTCCTCTTCTAGAAGGTTTTAGAGATTTTTTTTATCAATCTTAACTCATGAAAAATGCACAAGTATGTCTACTAACTAGCATGTTGATAGCTTCTCACTTGACaatataatatttgaatcttttttgTTGGTATGGATCTTATCAACTTGTAGTAACTTTTCTTTTGGAAAGTTCCCTCGGGGAGAGATTCCCCACCTGAATTtttatttcaagaagggcaagacccTAGGATATTGTTACAGCAAAGCGACAAAGGAAACAGAGAGAGGGAGGGGGCTTAGAGGTAGTTACATCAAACACTTGAGGATTTAAATGGAAGCAACCAAGACATCAGTCGATCTAACGTTGGTGGATGGCTAGCATGCAAGGCCTCCAGAGAACAACGCTGTTGAGACAGTTTTTGAGGAGAAGGGGAAGCGATGGTTGGAGGCTACCCGTGAAAGACAACTCTGTTCCAGTGCTTCCAAAGTTGCCAGCAACATAACCACACAAGCGCAAAGATACGTCACTAGGGTGACAGTGGCCGAGACATCTAGGATATTGAGTTGCCGGATATCGACATCGTCCAGGACGAACATGAAGCACATCCCAAAAACAAGCAGTGAAGGGCCAGGAGAAAATCAGATGGTTTGCCGTCTAAATGGTGACAGTGCATAGGGGGGCGTCTAGCACCGGTAGCGTCGGAGATTTTCTTCCGAAAAAGGACATCTCGCATGTGGATTCTAGCCTCGACCAGGAGCCGGCCAAAGTAACAGTACACCCACGAAGGGCTACGCCTGAGCCATACGAAGTCGGCAAATGGTCTGACCTCCCCGCGAAAACAACACATGCCGTAGAGGGCAGATGTAGCCGACACGTCCTTGGCGCCAGCGCAACGAGTGAGGGCGGCGGCTGGGGGGGGGTAGAAATGGATGGGAAGGTTTAGGTTAGTTTTTTGACATGGAAGGTGTTAGACGGGTTTCAATGGGCTTTTAGGCATGTCTTGCTGATCAATGGTGGCCACATCATTGCACTCGCCACTAGTAATTGATTATCAGTGAAGGTCAACCCTTTTGACCCGCCACTGGTAATCATTACCAGTTGTGATTACCATTGGCGGGCGTTTCCTTGGGCCCGCCACTatttgtttttgccattttttgtaatgTTAGAATAAGTGTTTTAGGAATAGATCTATGGTCTATTTTTTCTATATTGTAACTATACCATTAAAAGTTGCATGTAAAATTTTGGCAATATTTAGGTTTAAGTTTTTGTTGTTAGGGCAATAAATGAATTTCTGGTACTGAATGGAGGTAAACAATTTTGGTTTTCTAAGTGAAAATGAAGTCTAGAAAATATGAAACATGGCATGGAGTCATGGTATGACCTCTAGGCATTGTGTTTAATTTTTTTAGTGAGTTACAGAAAAGCTGTGATGTACTTCACTTAGAAATTGAAGCATCTTCGGGGAAGAAACTAGGTTTCAAGAGGGAATGAGCAATTTTATATGTGAAGCGACCGCTGTTCGCCAGTTGGACTTGAGATTGTTTTCACACTCAACATACACCATTACATGTATCATGTCAAAATTTGGCATTTTTTGGGTCTGTTTGCTATATTTATGCCATTAAATGCATTCCTAGACTTTTAATTaatgcaattcaaatttgaactataggtaCATGTCATAATTGTTAGGAACGGGCTGAAAAAATCTTATTGGTGACACATAGTGTATTTTTAGGCcttatgtaaatgtaatgaaatagaATGAATCCCAGACACCAGGTGACCGAGACACACACCAACATGGTGGTTATTTAGATTTCAATTCCAAAAGATTCAAACAaatcatgaaaatcatgaaacttgtaaGAAAATGTTGTTATGATATGACCAATAGGTGATGCGATAAAATTTTGGGACTGTCCCACAATTATTTCAGTATACTGCTTACAAATTTGAATATAGCAAACAAGTCCCAGGAAGGAATGAGTCAggtttgcaagtaatgtgactggcCTTGAATTTTTCTTACACCCCGCATACACCATTACATGTATCATGTAAAAGTTTGGCATTTTTAGGTGTCTGCTTGTTATATTTAAGCCACTAAATGTATTTGTAGGCATTTCAATGGATATAATTCAGAACTGAATGTATGCAATAATTGTTATATATGGGTTGAAAAATATTATTGGTGGCTGTACGTTTAGCCCTTACAGAAGGAAATAAGAGGAGTCCAAGACACCACGCGGTCGAGACTCATGTTCACGATGCAAGCATGGACACTGATGCGAGCCGAAGAGTAGGCCATTTTATGGTTGTTTTTCCCATATGAGTTACCGGTTACATTATGATAAATGACTTAATGTTGTATTTGTACCCATACCTTTTTTTGTACATCGGTATAAAAGATTTTGTTTAATCTTCAAAAAGTTGCATGTTTTTTCTTTTCCCATTTGAAAGTTTTTTGTCAGCATTTTTTATTTCACAATTGACGACCGCTTCACAAAGCCGCTCAGGCCGACCCATGGCCCATGTTGAATGTGCATGCAGGTACACACCCTCCTCGGCCTATGTCAGGGCTTGAATATGCTTCTTTGGTATGTTGAGCCATCCCCAGCTGATCTCTTCCTTTTGCATTGTGGTAAATCCTATTTGGCGCTTATAGTGTCAAATTGAGTTCATTTGGCACGCGTCGCTCATACCCCTCACCATGGCGTCAAGAGTGGGTCGGCCCTTCACTTCGATAGTGGTCCGACCAATAGCGTTTTCTTTTGCACCGGTTTCGGGAAGCGATGGCTCAGTCTATTTTTTTCCCTTTTCTATGTTATCCTACTAGGTTTGTGTTtgggtttttttattttattttttcctttatcATTTATCACTTTTTATTTGTCaaaatccatgaatattttttttaaaattctttattttttgaattttcctAAATTTTAATTCGTAGATTTGTTTGTAGATTTTTGAAAATTCATGATatttttaatttgtgaacatttttccaaGTTCACAACGAAttttaaaattcataaatattctttCAAATTGGTGAACATTTCTATAAATTCACCGATTATTTAAAGACATGAACATACTTTAGTTCACGGACCATTTCAAAATTAGTAACAGATTTTTTTTCATAAAACAGTGAACCAGTAGTAACAGAGAAATAATAAAAAAGAACAGCGTGCATCGAAGGCGCGAGTGGAGTAACGAGCGAACAACGCAAACTAGGGACCTTATTGCACCGCCGCCCATGCGGCGTGTGGTACCGACAATtttctcaaaataaaataaaataaaagtgtggctaggtctcagtgaagtgacataacgtgaaagaaaaaactgaaaaaaaattgcACTTAAGGCTGAGACTTAACAAAGTCTCAGTTGACTAAGACTTAAAGAAGACTCATAAAATAAATTAGCGCTTAAGGCGCTGTAGAGGAGCTCTCGGACTATGCTACCACTCGGTTTCCTCTTCGGCTCGCATCGGAACTGGAACTGGTGTCCATGCTTCCAAAACCATTACCATCAACCATAGAACATGCCAACTAAGTCCAGTCAAAAGGATGTACGTATATCCTACGTACACTGGAATTCCACGCCCCGGACGACGAAGCACAGCTGTTTCCCCCGAGTGCTGTGTACGCACTCGCCGCGATTGGTggacgagctcgccgtcgccggcgcgCGCGTAGCTTACGGGCGATGTTTTGCGCCGAACCAGATCGTGACCTTGGCACGCATTCCATTCCACGTACGAGGCCAGAGCAAACGTCTACGTACCGTGCCAGCAGCGCTGGAAAACGGGAGCTGGCACCGGCGACCGATTGCCGTGCCAAACTGCCTAATTGCATTACATCCTGCTTGTGTTGGGCGTATAAATAGGGGGTGAATGTTTGCTTCATTTCATGCACGTACGTACCCCTACTGGTGCAGAGTTTAGGAAGATCTTAGCTGCACTGCTGGTGGAGATGGCAGGGAATCGTGCCTGCATGTTTTCGGTGGCGTTGGCCCTTCTTGGAGTGCTCCTGGCATCCATTCCTACAAGTAATTCCCTTCCCTTCAGATCATCTATCGGTGAGCAAGCTAGAGTACTAACTTCGGTTGCGCGTTTCACTGTTGGAAACACACAGCGGTGCAGTCCATCGGCGTGTGCTACGGAGTGAACGGCGACGGCCTGCCCTCGGCCAGCGACGTCGTGCAGCTCTACCAGTCCAACGGCATCACCGGCATGCGCATCTACTTCCCGGACGCCAACGCCCTGCAGGCCCTCAGCGGCAGCAACATCGGCCTCATCGTCGACGTGGCCAACGAGGACCTCGCCTCCCTTGCCTCCGAccgctccgccgccaccgcctgggTCCAGACCAACGTGCAGGCCTACCAGGGCCTCAACATCAAGTACATCGCCGCCGGTAACGAGGTGGGCGACCAGGGCGGCGACACGGGGAACATCCTCCCGGCCATGCAGAACCTCGACGCCGCACTCTCCGCGGCCGGGCTCGGCGGCATCAAGGTGTCCACGTCGGTCTCGCAGGGCGTGACCACCGGGTACCCTCCCTCCCAAGGCACCTTCTCCGCCGGATACATGGGTCCCATAGCGCAGTACCTGGCCAGCATCGGCGCCCCGCTGCTCGCCAACGTGTACCCCTACTTCTCGTACGTGGACAACCAGGCCCAGATCGACATCAACTACGCGCTCTTCACGTCGCCGGGCACCGTGGTGCAGGACGGCGCCAACGCGTACCAGAACCTGTTCGACGCCCTCGTCGACACGTTCTACTCCGCGCTGGAGAGCGCCGGCGCCGGGAGCgtcaacgtggtggtgtcggagagCGGGTGGCCGTCCGCCGGCGGCACGGCGGCGACCACGGACAACGCGCAGACGTACAACCAGAACCTGATCAAACATGTCGGACAGGGGACGCCCAAGAGGCCCAGTGCCATCGAGGCCTACGTGTTCGCCATGTTCAACGAGGACAAGAAGGGCCCGGCTGAGATCGAGAAGCACTTTGGGCTCTTCAACCCGGACAAATCGCCGGCTTACCCCATCAGTTTCTAGAAGGCGGGACACATCTATACGCGTACGTACGTAGCAAGACAACAAGCATTTCGTTGCTCAGCTAAAATAAACTACTGCGGGCTTTGTACTTGAAAGACCAACACCATTTTGATGTAGAATGCGAGCATCATGCTTTGCATGGATGGCGGAAAAGGTCCCAAATTATTTGGATGACGAAAACGCTCAAATTATTCAACGGAGACAAACAATAAGAGGCACATTGGCAATATTGTGATCTTTCATTTACCACTTCTTTCTGGCGAGCCCTCGGTGCCAGTTGGGTAATAATTTCACTGGATCAACCGTTTCCTTGGCCTTTGGATCTGGATAAGTCACAATCCTAGGCCGTCTTATGCTGGCAACAGAAAACTCACACATGCAACATTTCTCTTGTATGTTTGCAACATCGCTACAACATTTTCCATTGTGATGCTTTGGGTTGTTCACCTGGAAAAATCTCTGGCACATTCCATTAGTTTCTAATAGGGACACATCAATATGTACATACCTCGACCTTTACATAGCAAGATAAGTAGCTTTAGCTTGCTTAGTCTACTGGAATAAGTCATCTCTATTGCAGAATGCATGCGAAACATCATGTGATTTGCATGGATGGTAAAAAAATGCtcaatttattcaagggagctcttATATATATGTAAAACGACTGAAATGTTTGTTAGTTTGCACCCATTACACTACCGTAATCTAaccgccctccttcttcttccaccCCAGCTCTTGTTCTACCTCAGGAAACAGAAAACGAGGGCTCCCCTCAGCCCTTCTTCCTCTCGCATTCAGCTAACCTTCCGTCCTCTCCTCTGGCTGTGACATCATGCCTCTCTGCCGCTTGCGGCAGCATCCCCACCTTCACGGAGGAAGTTACCTAATCTGAGTGGTGGCCATCGCTAAAAGCACTTCCCTCCACCTGCGCATGTTAACCCTCGGGCTCGTCTTCGACAACGATGTGGTGGCCGGTTGCATCGTTGCCGGCTCCGGCTGGTTCGGCCTTGGTGCCTCAGTGACCCATCTATGTTGTTATTCCCCTCCCCAAATCGATTGAAGCTTCTGAAATTTCTAGAATCTTGATGAATAGCAAAACTGATTATTTAACCAAGAAAAATAACAAGAGACAAAATCTTTACATGTCCTCTTTGTATAATGCAAAAATCACAACTGCCTGGAAAGTTCGGGTAAGAAAACAGGAGGCAAAATGGCATGTGTGATGACCCTTATAACATTTCCAATGAGGACCTTGCGCTATATTGTCCATATCACCCAAACTTCATCCAAACGCCTAGACGAATGAGTAACAAAAGCTCAATTTTCTAGTCCGCATTTCCACTGGTTCCCCTTGCCCCCGGTGGCCGTTTGGTATTAGGATGCGATGGAAACCACAGATCAACAGTGAAGTGTAGTTAAATATTTTTCTTGATGTTAGTTTTCTGTGTATGGTGAAGGCATTTTAATAGACGAGGTAACATCACACAGAAGATGCCATGGAATGGAGCAGATATTTCTCAACGTGGCATACTGCAAAGTCAGGAAAAATATGTTACTAGCTGCAAATTGAATCAATCAATAACATCTCACAAAGTATGACAGCCTTATCGCCTTTAAGATTGACATACATACATGGCAACATCAGAAAGCATGATGATCCATCCCATGAATGTGTATGACGATGTGTGTTCCAAGAAAGCCATACTTAGTGGTAACCTAAGCAACACCAAATATATCACCACCATGGAGATGAGAGAGCTTTAACGGGGCGGGTGACGTAGAAAATGAAGAGGACCACAATAAACAATTTATTGCTACTCGGTCGCCCACAAAGAACCTGGCGGTGCTTACATGCCTAGCTAAATAAATTGGTGCACCATGGCCGAGTTACAAAAACCTAACATTTATTTATACTAAACTTTTGTACTTCTTTGTAATTACAAAATATATTATCCACATATGAGTTTGCTGTTATAGGTTCCGTTATGATTAGAAATTGTGTAATTATATTGCTAAATATTAATGTATACTATTcctattaaatcattttaacattggtcaagaaatttatttccacAAAAAATGAAGTGTATCTTATAGAGTGTTGGGTTTATTCATCTCTTTTTTGAGACAATTTCAGTTTTTTAATTTAACTAGATTGTTATCGATTAGAGAAAAAACAAGGTTGCATGTCTTCAAAGATAATTGAAGTGCATATATATGTTGCCTTTTGTCCATTATAGATTTGTTAAATATCATTATAGAGAGCACTAAAGGTGGACACGGTTTCTAGAATGCATTCATGTATATATTATGTGCAAGTAAATAAAAGGGTAATTATCTTCGTACTAAATATACAATTTTACAATATGAAAATATCTATTACTGTTTTTCCATGAATTGTTGTGTTGCTTGTTTACTAGTTCTTCGATGATCAAATATGTCTTTCATGCTCCTTTGTTCTAAAATCAACTGACAACACATGCATACTTCACATTTGGTCTTGAATTAGCATCATTTAgctcaacttgcatcaaatgcatctAGTTTTTTTCTTGTTTTGATAAGTTTGTATAAAAATGCTTTCTTTGTACCTTGTAAAACATTAGCACTTGTAAGAGGTACACGTGGAAATTTGTGCATCGTCTTTTGTCTTGGTTCGATCCGCGGTCTGTATTCAACCTCTCAAATATTGATGACTTGCACAACACACCATAACTCGCTCAACAACAAACAAAGAAATAAAAATTTATGTGATAAGATTTTACTTTGAAAAATAAAATAATGTGATACACAATTTGTCCATATTTGTTGGCTCTACTATGATATATTCAATATCTTCAGTACATACAAACTGTCCCTCTAATGAGAGGCTTGATTATCAATATTGCACTGGTCTAGAGTAGGCTCTTTGTTTGTGACTAGTTATCCCACACCTTTTGCACCAACGAGTCAATAAATTAGCTTTGATACCCAACAAGAATTTTGCAATCTTAGAAGCTTAAAAATTAAGATTCAAGTTATCGGGCTCATGATTCAACATTGGTGAGGACCTAGG contains:
- the LOC119278556 gene encoding glucan endo-1,3-beta-glucosidase, acidic isoform-like, whose amino-acid sequence is MAGNRACMFSVALALLGVLLASIPTTVQSIGVCYGVNGDGLPSASDVVQLYQSNGITGMRIYFPDANALQALSGSNIGLIVDVANEDLASLASDRSAATAWVQTNVQAYQGLNIKYIAAGNEVGDQGGDTGNILPAMQNLDAALSAAGLGGIKVSTSVSQGVTTGYPPSQGTFSAGYMGPIAQYLASIGAPLLANVYPYFSYVDNQAQIDINYALFTSPGTVVQDGANAYQNLFDALVDTFYSALESAGAGSVNVVVSESGWPSAGGTAATTDNAQTYNQNLIKHVGQGTPKRPSAIEAYVFAMFNEDKKGPAEIEKHFGLFNPDKSPAYPISF